Genomic window (Geomonas ferrireducens):
GAGCACGAGCTTGCCGCTTAAAAGCGGCAGGATGGCGATGCGCACGGTGAGCCGGTCGGCGCTCGCGAAATCGGAGCTGCCGTCCTTCTCCTTGATGGTGACGCCGGTGAAGGTGAAGGCCGGGGTGAGGCGGACGGTGAAGGCGCCGGACTGGTACTGCAGGTCACGTTTCAGGGCGCTCTTTACCTGCGCCAGGATGTCGGCCTTGTAGGTGTCGAGATCCAGCAGCCGGGGAAGAAGGCTCGCCGCAAGTACCGCGATGGTGAGTATCGTTGCGATGAGCGGCAGGAGCCACGAGCGCACACGTTTAAGCGTCATATCGATATCTCCGTGACGGGAAGCGGCGGCAGTCCCCGCACCGTCCTCGGGTCCAAATGGTGATGGCTGACTCGATGGCCTGCCTCTAAGCGTCGGCCGGCAGCTCGATGATGAAGCGGCTTCCCTTCGGGTGGTTCTCCTTGGCACGGATGAAACCGTGGTGGTCGGAGATGATGGTGTTCACGATGGCAAGGCCGAGGCCGGTGCCGCTCTTCTTCCTGGAGAAGTACGGCTCGAAAAGGCGCGGCCTGTCCTCGGCGGGGATGCCGTGGCCGGTATCGGAGACGGTGAAGGTGGCCATTTTGAGCGTGCTGTCGTAGCAGGTGGCGAGTTCGACCTCTCCCTCTCCCTCGATGGCGGCGACCGCGTTGTCCAGGAGGTTGATCACCACGCGCTTGATCTGGTCACGGTCCAGCATGATCGGCGGCATCTTCTCGTCGGCGTTGAGCGAGAAGCGTATGTGGCGGTGCCCCTCCTCGTAGAGGGTGAGCGCCTCCTTCAGGATGTCGTTCAGGTCGTTTGGCTTCGGCACCGATGCGGGCATCCGGGCGAAGTTGGAGAACTCGTTCACAAGCCCCTTCAACTCGTCCACCGACTTGATGATCATGGCGGTGCACTGGTCGAAGACCTCTTCCTCCCCCTCGAAGCGTGATAGATAGCGCTTTCTGAGCCGCTGCGCCGAGAGCTGGATCGGGGTGAGCGGGTTCTTGATCTCGTGGGCGATCCTTCTGGCCACCTCGCGCCAGGCCGCCATCCTCTGGGCCTTGATCAGGGAGGTCAGGTCGTCGAGCACCACCACCATCCCCATGAAGGCGTCGTTCTCATCCTTCAGGACGGTCAGGTTGGTGAGCAAGGTGAGCTCGCCGTCGCGCATCGGGATGGTCACCTGGCGCACGATGGAGTCGTGCTTTTGGAGCACCATGTCGCGCAAAAGCCCCTTGACGATGTCCAGGTGATCCGGCTGCAGCACCTCGCGGAAGTTCTTGCCGTTCACCTTCTCGGTGTTGATGAGCAGTAGTTTTTCGGCCGACTTGTTCACCGTGGTGAGGAGCCCGTCCTTGTCCACCGAGATGATGCCGGCGGTCACGTTGGCGAGGACCGCCTCCATGTAGCGGCGCCGCTGCTCCAACTCCGTGTTGCTCTTTTGCAGCTCCTCGTTGGTGTGCTGCAGGGCGAGCTGGTTCGCGCGCAGGTCCTCGGTCATCCGGTTGAAGGAGGCGATTAGCATGCCGATCTCGTCGCCGCTTCCCTCCCCGAGGTGCACGTCCAGGTTCCCCTCCGCCACCTGGCGGGTCGCCTCGGCAAGTTCCTGGATCGGGATGGTGAGGCTGCGGGCGAGGTACACCCCGAACCAGACCGCGAGGAAGACGATCACCATGGTGATCAGGAAAAGGGTGAGGATGTAGCCGGTGGCGATCGGGTGTTTGAGGATCTTCAGCTGACGGAACTCGTGGTACGAGGCGGAGATCTCACGCATCTTCGAGACGAGGGAGTAGGGGACGTAATAGTTTACGACGATGACGCCGACGACATCCTTGTCGTTGAAGTTGCTACGGATCGGCACGATGCCGCGGATCAGGTCCGCCTTGCCGATCGCGTTCACCCGGGTGAGCTTCTGCCCGGCGAGCCCCACGTTGATGTCCTCGGAGGAGGGGTTGGTGAACTCACTCAAGGGGAGCTTCGGGTTCGCGGCACGGAAGAGCTCCTCGCGCTGCGCCGAGAAGACCTCGACGACGCCCAGGTTGTATTCCTCCTGTTTCTGGCGCACCAGGGCCTTCAACTTGGGCAGGTTCTCGTCGTTTAGGAGCTTTCTCTCCTTGATGGTGTCGCTGATCTGCTGGCCGTAGTAAAGGGAGTTGGCCGCAGAGGTCTTGTAGTAGACCTGTGCCACCTCCATCGACTCGTTCAGCGAGGTCTCCACCTGTTTGTTGAACCAGTTCTGGATGCTGTTGGTGATGAAACCGGCCGACACGAAGAAAAGGAGCATGGTCGGCACGAGCGAAAGGGTGACGAAGGCGAGCACGAGCTTCGTGCGCAGCTTCGACCCCGGCGTGTTTTTGCGCCGCTCGATGAACAGCTTGGTGATGTTCCTGAACACGAGATAAACGAGGAGGATGATAAGGAGGATGATGACGTTGATGATGCCGAAGATGACGATGTTGCTTACCATCGGCACCTCTGAGGAGAGGCGCGACAGGTGAATCTCGAAGTAGGTGAGCAGGACGATCAAGAGCAGCGACACGACGACGATGACCGCCTCGCGCTTTCTCTTTCTGATCTCGCTGGGGGAAAGATCGCTTCCCTGGCTGTGCGGGGGAAGCCCTCCTTTTTGGGCAGACATCGGCATCAGGCCACTCTATACGAACGGGCTAGGGATTTCAAGCACTTCGACGCGGCGTCGGAAACGAGAAAAGCAGCTCCCGTAAGGAGCTGCTTTCTTTTTATCTCGATCTCGATCCGACCCTCGGTCCGCCTCTAGGCCTCCAGCCAGGAAAGCTCCGGCAGGGCGATGTTGAAGGGGGCGTTGAAGGCCTGCGGAGTGAACTCGATCAGGGTGTAGCAGTCCGGACGCTTCAAAAGCTCCATGACCAGCTTGTGGTTCAGGTCGTGCCCGGACTTGGACGCCTTCACGTGACCGATCAGGCGGTGACCGGCGAGCGACATGTCGCCTACGGAGTCAAGGATCTTGTGACGCACGAACTCGTCCTGGAACCTGAGCCCCTCGGGGTTCAGCACCCCTTGGTCGCCGATGACGATGGCGTTGTCCAGCGAGCCGCCGAGCGCCAGGCCGTGTGCCTTCATCATCTCGACTTCGGCCAGGAAGCAGAAGGTGCGCGCGGAGGCGAACTCGTCGGCGAAGTTGCTCTGGGTGAACTCAAGCGAACGGGCCTGGCTCTTTACCGCCGGGTGCGGGAAGTGCAGGTCGAAGGAGATCTTGTAGTGGCGCGAGGGGATGATGGACGCCTTCTTGTCCCCCTCGGTGATGGAAACCGGCTTCTTGACCACCAGGTACTTGCGCGCCTTCTTCGACTCCTTCACGCCGGCCTTGGCGATGGCGGCCACGAAGGGGGCGGCGGAGCCGTCCATGATGGGAACCTCCGGGCCGTTGATGTCGATGTGGGCGTTGTCGATGCCGCAGCCGTAGAGAGCCGCCATGAGGTGCTCGATGGTGGAGACGGTCGTCTCGCCGTTGCCGATGGTGGTGTTGAGCTTCGTGTTCACGACGTTCATCGCGTGTGCTTCTATGGAAACCGCCGGGGTGAGGTCAACCCTGTGGAAGACGACGCCGGTGCCGGGATCTGCCGGGCGCAGCGTGATGGTGATCGTCTTGCCGGAGTGCAGGCCGATGCCGCTGAAGGTTACCTTGTTCCCCAAAGTCTGTTGGAATATCATCTGCTTGCTCCTGATAGTCAGTATGCTTACCATCAAGCAAGTTGTGCGCCAAATCGGCCGCCGCGCTTCTCATTGGAAAAAAGCACGCTGCTACGGTCTTGTAGACGGGATCGTTTCGAGGAGGGGGCGGGAAAACGGGTGTGGTAAAAATGCGCCTGTGGTGTCAGTGCAACGAGCGGTGTGGCGTTTTTGCTACAGTCTGCCGGAGCGGAGGATGGCGATCATCCACCAGATGCCGACCAGGCCGGCGCAGGTGTAGCCGAAGAAGGCGAAGGCGGGAAGCCCCCAGAGCATGGGGCCGCGGTTTCCCTGCATGGCGATGGACGAGCCGATCAGCAGGGCGGCGATGATGAGGGAGAGGCAGAGCCGGTTCGCCGAACGGTCCAGCTCCTTGGAGAAGCGGTCCAGGCCGCGGTGCTCCAGGTCGATGCGGAACTTGTTGCGGTTTACCTTGTTGAGGATCTCCTTCACGTCGCGCGGCAGGTTGCGGGCGAGGGTGAGGTACCCCTCGATCCCCTGCTCGACCTCGTGGAACAGGCGCCCCGGGGAGCGCTGCCGGCGGAACTCGCGCTCCAGGAAGGGGCGCAGGTGCCCCACCATGTCGAAGTCCGGGTCGAGCCGGCGCCCCATCCCCTCGACCACCACCAGCACCTTCACCAGCATGGTGAGGTCCGGGTGCACCTTGATGCGGTGCGTGGAGATCAGGTCGATGAACTCCATGAGCATGCGCCCGACCTCGATCTCCTTGAGCGGGATCTCGAAATAGCTGTCGATGAATTCGGCGAGCGCCTTCTTGAGCGCCTGCATGTTGACCGTCTCGGCGGCGTCGCCCGCCTCCACGATGACGTAGGCGAGCCCCTCGACGTCGCGGTTGATCACCGCCACGAGGACATCGGTCAGGTAGCGTTTCACGGCGGGGTCGAGCCTTCCCACCATCCCGAAATCGAGGAGGCAGATCACGTTGTCCTTCAGGATGAGGACGTTGCCGGGATGAGGATCGCCGTGGAAGAAGCCGTGCTCGAGCACCATCTTCAGGAAGACCCTGGCGCCGCGCGCGGCGATCTCGCGGCCGTCGAGCCCCGCCTCCTCGATGGCCAGGGTGTCGCTCACCTTGATCCCTTCCACGTACTCGGTGGTGAGCACCCCTTTCGAGGTCGCCTCCCAGTAGACCTTCGGGAAGTAGAGGGTCGCGTCCCCCTTGAAGTTGTCCCGGATCTTCTCGATGGCGTGCCCTTCGCGGGTGAGGTCCAGCTCGCGCCTGATGGTGTAGGAAAACTCGCGCACCACCCCGACCGGGTCGTAGATGTCGCTGCGGGCCATGTGGCGCTCCAAAAGAAGCGCCACCCCCATGAGGATGTCGATGTCGGTTTCCACCGCCTCGACCACACCCGGGCGCCGCACCTTCACCACCACGTCCTCGCCGGTGACGAGCGTGGCGCGGTGCACCTGCGCGATGGAGGCCCCCGCGATCGCCTCCGGCTCCACGTACAGGAAACGCTGCTCGAGCGGGACACCAAGCTCGTGCTCGATCTGCTCTTTGATCTCCTCGAAGGGGAGGCACGGGATCTTGTCCTGCAGATGGGTGAGCTCCTGGACGAAGGAGGCCGGGATGATGTCGGCGCGGGTGGAGAGAAGCTGCCCCAACTTGATGAAGGTGGTGCCGAGCTCCTCGAGGGCCAGGCGCAGGCGCTCCGGCGCCGACAGGTGGGCGGCCTTCGGGGGGCGCCGTCTGAGGACCCGGCGTGAGAAATCGACCACCTGCCCGAGGTTCAGGTACTCGAGCAGGTGCCCGAGCCCGTAACCCCCGATGACGGTGATGATCTGGCGGTAGCGCCTGATGCTCCTGACGTTGCGGTTTATGTTTACTATCCTAAACACTCATCCTCCGGCTGCGAGGTGACGCTCTGGGCCTGCAGCGCCTCGAGTGTCTTCACACGCCGTTCCAGCTTTTCGAACTCCTCCCGCGACACCATCCCCATCCGGTCCAGCGCCTTTTTCACTTCGGTCTCGGCCATCTCGGCACTCTTTTGTTGCCCGGTGCGCGCCATCTCCTGGATCCGATCAAGGAAAGCCCGCCCTTCCTCCTCGCTGATCTTGTAGCGCGACTTCATCTCCTGGATCATCTCCTCGCCCTTTTTCTGGGTGATCGCCGCCGCACCGAGAGCCGTCAGCACTGCCTTCTCGAACAGTTCGAACATGGTACCCCTCCTCTGGCATCTGTAGTGGATCGCCTTACTCATAGGCGCCAATTAATGATACCGGCGAGCCATCCATTGTCAAACTTGCACGTCCTTGACATCACTATGTTTCTCGCGGATACTCGCAGGCTTAGTCCCATTAGAAGGTGGAGCCATGCAGAAAAAAAAGGCGGTGACCATAAAGAACGTGGCGCTTATCCTCATGAAGCGGGAGCTGATCAGCCACGAGCAGTTCGAGGAGCTCATGCAGAAGGGTGAGGCGCAGGGGCACCGGCTGGCCGGGGCGCAGCAGGCGGGGTATTCGCGCCGGCTGCAGCAGGGGCCGGGAAAGCCGTCTCCCGCCGAGGTCATCGCGTCGCTCAACCTGGAGATCCCCGGCTCCAGCGGCAGGCTTCTCACCGAGGACGCCATCACCGAGGTGCTGGCCGCCGCGGTAGGGATGCCGTACATGAAGATCAACCCGATGAAGCTCGACCTGGACGTGGTGACGGCGCACATCTCGCGCCCCTTCGCCCTGCGGCACATGATCGTCCCGGTGGGGAGTGCCGACGGCGTGGTGACCCTCGCCGTCGCGGACCCCTTCAACGACGAGGTGGTCGAGGAGCTAAGGAGCATCAAGCGGCTGGAGTTTCGCCGCGTGCTCGCCTCGCGTAACGACATCCTGAAGATCCTGAGGGAGTTCTTCGGTTTCAGGGCGTCGGTGCAGGCCGCCGAGAGCGAGGTCGCCGCCTCCGTCGATCTCGGCAACCTCGAGCAGTTCGTTCGCCTTAAAAGCGGGCACGAGATCGAGGGGACGGACCGCAACATCATCTCGGCGGTCGATTTCCTGCTGCAGTACGCCTTCGACCAGAGGGCGAGCGACATCCATATCGAGCCCAAGCGGGAGAAGTCCCTGGTGCGCCTGCGGGTGGACGGGGTGCTGCACAACGTGCACGTGGTCCCGAAGCAGTTGCATCCCCCCATCGTCTCACGTATCAAGATGCTCTCCCGCATGGATCTGGCCGAGAAAAGGCGCCCGCAGGACGGCAGGATCAAGACGAGCCATGACGGCCGGGAGGTGGAGCTGCGCGTCTCGACGCTTCCGGTCGCTTTCGGAGAGAAGGTGGTGATCAGGATCTTCGACCCCGACGTCCTGATGCAGGAGCTGGACACCATCGGCTTCTACCCGAGGGAGTACCAGCTCTACAGCTCCTTCCTGCGCCGCCCGAACGGCATCATCCTCGTCACCGGTCCCACCGGCAGCGGCAAGACAACGACGCTCTACTCGTCGCTTAGGACGCTCTCCTCGCCGGAAGTGAACATCGTGACCGTCGAGGACCCGATCGAGATGGTGATGGAGGAGTTCAACCAGGTAGGCGTGCAGTCCGGGATCGGGGTGACCTTCGACAAGGTGCTGAGAAACGTGCTCAGGCAGGACCCGGACATCATCATGATCGGCGAGATAAGGGACAAGGAGACGGCGGAGAACGCGGTGCAGGCGGCGCTTACCGGGCACCTGGTGCTCTCCACGCTGCACACCAACGACGCCACGTCCTCGGTGACGCGCCTTCTGGATCTTGGCGTTCCCTCCTTTTTGATCTCCTCCACCGTGGTTGGCATCATCGCGCAGCGGCTTTTGCGGAAGATCTGCCCGGCCTGCAAAAAGGAGCGTCACCTGAGCGCGGAGGAGGCCGAGTACCTGGGGCTCAAGCGCACCCCCGCGGTCTGGGCGGGCGAAGGGTGTCCCGAGTGCCGCGGCACCGGCTACAAGGGAAGGACCGGGATCTTCGAGGTGCTGGACGTGAACGAGTCGATCAAGGCGGTGATCGCCGAGCGGATGGACCTGGGCGAGTTGCAGGGGGCCGCGCGTAGGGATGGCCTGGTGACCCTGCGGGAGCTTGCGGTGAGGAAGATGCTGGAGGGTATCACCACCTACGAAGAGGTCATCGCGGTGACCGGGTAGGGGCGCCCCAGTAGCGGCTGCCAGCCAGTCAGACCAGTCCGACCAGTCCGACCAGTCCGAACAGTCCGACGCGGCGCCTCAGGTGCCAAAGGAGAAACCATGGAAAACAGTTCCACAGAACCTGCCACCCAAACCGCCATCTTTGCCGGCGGCTGCTTCTGGTGCATGGAGCCGGTCTTTGACAGCATCCCCGGCGTCCTCTCGGTGATGCCCGGCTACAGCGGCGGCTTTCTCCCCAATCCCAGCTACCAGCAGGTCTGCGAGGGGGAAACCGGCCACCTCGAAGCGGTGGAAATCGTCTTCGACCCGGCGCGGGTGAACTACCGCGAACTCTTGCGGATCTTTCTGCGCAACATCGATCCCACCACCAAAAACAGGCAGTTCTGCGACTACGGCCCCCAGTACCAGACCGCCATCTTCTACCTGGACGAGGAGCAGCGCAGGGCTGCGGAGGAGGCGAGGGATGATGCGCAACGCACTAACCTGTTGGGGGCGCAGGTCTTCACGGAAATCCGCCCGGCCTCGGACTTCTACCCGGCCGAGGAGTACCACCGGCAGTACTACAAGAAGAACCCGTATCACTACCAGCGCTACCATGACGGATGCGGCCGCAACTGGCGCCTCAAGGAATTGTGGGGCGAAAAGAAGGGATAAGCTGGAACCCCGCTCCAGGTGCGCCTATCGGCGGCGGGCCACCTTTTCAAGCGTCTGCTGCAGGTCGCTGCAGCGGTACGGCTTCACCACCGCGGCGCAGAAGCCGTACTCGGCGTAGCTCGCCATGACCGGGTCGTTAGAGTAGCCGCTCGATACGATCAATTTCGCTTTCGGGTCGAGCTCCAGAATCCGCTGCGCCGCCTCCTTTCCCCCCATCCCCGCAGGTATGGTCAGGTCCATGATGGCCGCCGCGAACGCCTCTCCCCCCTCGAACGCTTCCCGATAGAGCCGCACCGCCTCTTCGCCCGTGCCGCAGGTCGCCACGCGATAACCGAGGTACTGCAGCATCTCCTGCGCCAGGGTCCTTATCGGCTCTTCGTCGTCCATCACCAGCACGCTTCCCCCGCCCCCGCCGCGAGGCGATGCGGGCTCCGCCTGCGCTTCCTGCTCCGGCGCGGCTTCCCCCGCCGAGGGGAGGTAGAAGGTGAGCGTGGTCCCCTCGCCCGGTGCGGAATCGACCTCCACCTTGCCGCCGTGCCTGCTGACGATGGAGTGGACCGAGGCGAGCCCGAGGCCGCTCCCTCCGGGCTTCGTGCTGTAGTAGGGATCGAAGATCTGCTTCTGCTCCTGGTAAGGGATGCCGCACCCCTCATCGGTGAAGGATACCTTCACGTACTCCCCCGCCGGCAGCATCATGGGGTTCTCTTCGGGGAGCGGGACATTTTCCGCCCGCACCGAAAGGACGCCCCCTCCGGGCATGGCCTGGCAGGCGTTGATGATCACGTTGCTGAAGGCCTGGTTTATCTGCCCCTCGTCCGCTTCGATGGCGTGCAGGTCGGCGGGAAGGTCCACTTTGGTCTGCACCTTGGTGCCGTGCAGCGCGAGGGAGAGAGATTCCTGCACCAGTTTCGCGACCGATACCACCTTCTTGATCGGCTGTCCCCCCTTGGAGAAAGTGAGGAGCTGGTGCGCGAGCTCGGCGGCGCGCTGCGACGCCTTCTCGGCGTTCTTGATCGGACCCAGGGCCGGGTGGTTTCCCTCCAGCATCAGTTCCGCGAAGGAGAGGTTGCCGAGGATCCCGGTGAGGATGTTGTTGAAGTCGTGTGCGATGCCGCCTGCCAGGACCCCCAGTGACTCGAGCTTCTGGGCCTTCAGGATCTCGCTTTGCATCGCTTCCCACTTGGTGATGTCGGTGAAGGTGAAAAGGATGCGGTGGTAAACCAGGCGGGTGTTGAGGATGACGTGCCGCAAGGTGCCGTCGATGCAGGTGATCTTCGCTTCGATGGGGGCGAGGACGCCGCTCTCCAGGGTCTCGCCGATCCCGGTGCGCCAGGCCCCGAGAATCTCGTCGCGGTAGGAGGGATCCGGAAGGGCCCGCTGCATGAGCTCCTCAAGGGTGGGGCGGTCGGCGGAGACGAAGCCGAGCCAGTCGCTCACGTAACCGTTTACGTACTCGATGATGCCCGCTTCGTTGGCCCACGCGACCCCCGCCGGCATCTCCTCCATGAGCACCTTGAGGGTCTCCTCGTTCTGTCTGAGCGCCTCCTCGATCTCCTTGCGCTTCGTGATGTCGCGCACCAGCACGATGATCCGGTCGATGCCGCCGATCTCGGCGCGGCGCAGGCTCACCTCGGACCAGAACAGGGAGCCGTCCTTTTTCCTGCTGCGCCACTCGAAGGTCTGCGCCGTCCCTTGGGCCGCAAGCTTCAACAGGCGCTGCGCCTCCTCTTCGGAGTAGGGGGGCTCACCGAGGCTCAGCTGCTGCAGCGTGAGGTTTAGGGCCTCCTCTTGCGTATAGCCGAACATGTCGCACATGGTCCGGTTCACGTCGACGAGGGCACCGGTCGCGGCGTCATGTATGAAGAGGGCATCGTTGACGTTGTGGTAGATCGCCTGGAAGCGCGCCTCGCTCTGCTCCAGTTTCGTCATCGATTCGGCGAGGCGTCCGGTGAAGCGCCCGATCAACTGGTAGAGCAGGAACGAGGTGACCAGGATGAAGAGTAGCCCCTTGTAGACCTCTATCTTGTCGGCGAGGTGGCGGTCGGTGACCAGCCAGATCAGGGCATACCCGGAAAGGTAGATCCAGGCGCTGCCGAAAAGGGCATAGACCCCCACGATCTTGTGGATCTCGCGTTGCTGGCTCTTCTTGATTGCTCCCCGCATGCGTGCTCCCGCCGGAAGGCGTCTGGCTGCGGTGGCCGGAGGTGATCTCTGTTGTTTTTGTTTACTTCTAGGAAGCCAGCGAGACGACGACTATCCCCGATTCAGTCACCCGATACCCTTTGGCCTGGTCCTTCTCGTGATCGTAGCCTATCTCCGTCCCGTCCGGGATTACGACGTTCTTGTCGATGATGGCCCGCCTGATCTTCACGTGACGCCCCACCGTCACGTTCTCGAAGAGGATGGAATCCTCCACGGTGCTGTAGCTGTTCACCTTGCAGCGAGGCCCGAGGATGGTGCGGGTCACCGTGGCGCCGCTCGTGATGCATCCGGCGCAGACGTAGGAGTCGATGTTGACGCCGCGCCTTCCTTCCTCGTCGAAGACGGTCTTTGCGGGGGGCAGGTTCCCCTGGTTGGTCAGGATCGGCCACTTGTAGTTGTACAGGTTAAGCTGCGGCGAGACGTGGATCAGGTCCATGTTCGCCTCGTAATAAGACTCGATGGTCCCTACGTCCTTCCAGTACCCCTTCTCCTCGGCCTTCATCCCCGGGATGATGTTGTCGTTGAAGTTGTAGGCGAAGACCTTGTCACGGTTTTCCAGCATCATCGGGATGACGTGCTTGCCGAAATCGAGATCCTCGTGTCTCTTCTTCCCTTCCAGCAGTACCTCGATCAGCTTCTTGGTGGAGAAGATGTAGTTCCCCATGGAAGCGAAGCAGGTGTCGCGGCCGGGAATGCTCTCGGGCTTTTTCGGCTTTTCCTTGAAGTCGGTGATCTTGTAGTCCTCGTCCACGGAGAAAACGCCGAACCGGCTTGCCTCCTGCACCGGCACCTCGAGTGCCGCAACGGTGAGGTCGGCCCGGTTCCTGCGGTGGTAGTCGATCATCTGGCTTACGTCCATCTTGTAGATGTGATCCCCGCCGAAGATGGCGACGTAGTCGGCGTCGGAGGATTCGACGAAGCGCAGGTACTGCAGGATCGCGTCGGCGGTTCCCTTGAACCACTCCTCGTTTTCCGTGCTGGTCTCGGGCGATATGGCCACGAAAAACTCCCCGAGGCCGGTCCATTTACCCCACGATTCGCGAATGTGCTTGTTGAGCGAATAGGCGCGGTACTGGGTCAGGATGTAGACCTTCTTGATCCCCGAGTTGAAGAGGTTGCTCAGCACGAAGTCGATGATCTTATATTTGCCGCCGAACATGACGCTCGGCTTGGCCCTTCTGATGGTGAGGGGGCTCAGCCTTTCCCCCTTGCCTCCGGCAAGCACCATGGCGATGGTGTTCCCGACATTACTCATGGCGTACATGACATATCCTCCTGGATGCTTTTGCGATTACCTGCCGGGTCACGGCTTGCCGTGCTGATGCTGCTTGCCTTCCTTGTAGAGCACCTCCAGGGAGAGCGTCTCCCCCTTGCGTTCCACCTTCAGTTTGGATTTGTCCCCCGGGTGCTTCTGCTTGATGCCCCACACGAGGTCGAAGGATTCCTTCAGCGGCTCCCCGTCCATCTCCAGGAGCACGTCTCCCTCCTGGAGCCCGGCGCGCGAGGCGTTGGAATCCGGGAGTACCATTTTCACGATAAGGCCGGAGCCCTTGCCGGTCGGCTCGAACATGACGCCTAGCTGGACCTCGGGCTGGGGAAGCCCCTCGTAGGCGTAGTGCACCAGGAAGTCGTACGGCGGCGCGGGAAAGTCCGGCAGATCGACGTTCATGGTCACCGGCTCTTCTTTTCTGGTAACCACCACCTCACGGCCGCCGATGGTGACGTAGGAGGTCGGGACGCGGCGAAACACCCGGCGTGGTATGCCGAAACCGTAGCCTATGTGGTTTCCTCCCGCGATGATGACGAGGCTGCGCTCCTTGCCGGCGGGGCTCGCAAGGTAGCGCGCCGCCGTCTCGGCCATGGTCTCGTCCCACAGGGTCTGGACCCGCAGGAACCCCTCGACGGCCATCTTGCCGTGGCTGTGGTCGGCGAAGATGCTTTCGGTCTGGGCGCGCTGGTACCGGTCGGTGAGGTCCATCTCCGGGAGCTGGGCCTTCTGCTCGGCGGTGAGTGCGGAAAGATCGCCGCTGCGCACCGCCTGCACGATTTCCTTCTCGGCGTTCAGGGCGATCACCGGGATGTGCTTGTCTCTGCAGAAAAGGAGCAGATCGCGGTAGTAGCCGAAGTCCATCCTCCATGTGTCGAACCAGCGCGACTGCTTTATGAAGGACTTTTCGTCCAATTCACCCGCCACCCAGCGGTCCAGCACCGGTTGCTGGGAGCGCGTGAACATCTCCATCCCGAGCGCGACCTTCCCCGGTTTGCGCTCTTCCATCGCCTTCAGGATGTCCAGCTCCAGGCGGTGCGCCGCCGGGTTGTCGTGGGTCTCCCCGATATAGGCGATCCGGGCGTCGGTCACCACAGCGCTCATCTGCTGCGGGGTCACCAGTATCCCGGTCGGAAGATGGATGATGTCGCCGACCTTGGGAGGTGCGGAGAGCGGGTATGGGTTCTCGGGGTTGCCGAGCACGTGGCTTCCGGCGGAGGTTGTGGAACAGGCGGTCATGGCAAGAAGGGAGAGGACGGCGGCGAGCCGCCCCAAGCG
Coding sequences:
- the glgC gene encoding glucose-1-phosphate adenylyltransferase translates to MYAMSNVGNTIAMVLAGGKGERLSPLTIRRAKPSVMFGGKYKIIDFVLSNLFNSGIKKVYILTQYRAYSLNKHIRESWGKWTGLGEFFVAISPETSTENEEWFKGTADAILQYLRFVESSDADYVAIFGGDHIYKMDVSQMIDYHRRNRADLTVAALEVPVQEASRFGVFSVDEDYKITDFKEKPKKPESIPGRDTCFASMGNYIFSTKKLIEVLLEGKKRHEDLDFGKHVIPMMLENRDKVFAYNFNDNIIPGMKAEEKGYWKDVGTIESYYEANMDLIHVSPQLNLYNYKWPILTNQGNLPPAKTVFDEEGRRGVNIDSYVCAGCITSGATVTRTILGPRCKVNSYSTVEDSILFENVTVGRHVKIRRAIIDKNVVIPDGTEIGYDHEKDQAKGYRVTESGIVVVSLAS
- a CDS encoding ChaN family lipoprotein — protein: MPFAARLGRLAAVLSLLAMTACSTTSAGSHVLGNPENPYPLSAPPKVGDIIHLPTGILVTPQQMSAVVTDARIAYIGETHDNPAAHRLELDILKAMEERKPGKVALGMEMFTRSQQPVLDRWVAGELDEKSFIKQSRWFDTWRMDFGYYRDLLLFCRDKHIPVIALNAEKEIVQAVRSGDLSALTAEQKAQLPEMDLTDRYQRAQTESIFADHSHGKMAVEGFLRVQTLWDETMAETAARYLASPAGKERSLVIIAGGNHIGYGFGIPRRVFRRVPTSYVTIGGREVVVTRKEEPVTMNVDLPDFPAPPYDFLVHYAYEGLPQPEVQLGVMFEPTGKGSGLIVKMVLPDSNASRAGLQEGDVLLEMDGEPLKESFDLVWGIKQKHPGDKSKLKVERKGETLSLEVLYKEGKQHQHGKP
- a CDS encoding hybrid sensor histidine kinase/response regulator, which gives rise to MRGAIKKSQQREIHKIVGVYALFGSAWIYLSGYALIWLVTDRHLADKIEVYKGLLFILVTSFLLYQLIGRFTGRLAESMTKLEQSEARFQAIYHNVNDALFIHDAATGALVDVNRTMCDMFGYTQEEALNLTLQQLSLGEPPYSEEEAQRLLKLAAQGTAQTFEWRSRKKDGSLFWSEVSLRRAEIGGIDRIIVLVRDITKRKEIEEALRQNEETLKVLMEEMPAGVAWANEAGIIEYVNGYVSDWLGFVSADRPTLEELMQRALPDPSYRDEILGAWRTGIGETLESGVLAPIEAKITCIDGTLRHVILNTRLVYHRILFTFTDITKWEAMQSEILKAQKLESLGVLAGGIAHDFNNILTGILGNLSFAELMLEGNHPALGPIKNAEKASQRAAELAHQLLTFSKGGQPIKKVVSVAKLVQESLSLALHGTKVQTKVDLPADLHAIEADEGQINQAFSNVIINACQAMPGGGVLSVRAENVPLPEENPMMLPAGEYVKVSFTDEGCGIPYQEQKQIFDPYYSTKPGGSGLGLASVHSIVSRHGGKVEVDSAPGEGTTLTFYLPSAGEAAPEQEAQAEPASPRGGGGGSVLVMDDEEPIRTLAQEMLQYLGYRVATCGTGEEAVRLYREAFEGGEAFAAAIMDLTIPAGMGGKEAAQRILELDPKAKLIVSSGYSNDPVMASYAEYGFCAAVVKPYRCSDLQQTLEKVARRR